A genome region from Streptomyces sp. S4.7 includes the following:
- the rdgB gene encoding RdgB/HAM1 family non-canonical purine NTP pyrophosphatase gives MTRLILATRNAGKITELKAILADAGLTHDLVGADAYPDIPDVKETGVTFAENALLKAHALARATGHPAVADDSGLCVDVLGGAPGIFSARWSGTHGDDRANLDLLLAQLSDIAPPHRAAHFACAAALAFPDGTQRVVEGQLRGTLRHSPSGTGGFGYDPILQPENDTRTCAELTPAEKNAISHRGKAFRALVPEVRELLG, from the coding sequence ATGACGCGCCTGATCCTCGCCACCCGCAACGCCGGGAAAATCACCGAACTGAAGGCGATCCTCGCCGACGCCGGTCTCACCCACGACCTCGTCGGCGCGGATGCCTACCCCGACATCCCGGACGTCAAGGAAACCGGCGTCACCTTCGCCGAGAACGCCCTGCTCAAGGCGCACGCCCTGGCCCGCGCGACCGGCCACCCGGCCGTCGCCGACGACTCCGGCCTCTGCGTCGACGTCCTCGGCGGCGCCCCCGGCATCTTCTCCGCCCGCTGGTCGGGCACCCACGGCGACGACCGCGCCAACCTCGACCTGCTGCTGGCCCAGCTCTCCGACATCGCGCCCCCGCACCGCGCGGCCCACTTCGCCTGCGCGGCGGCCCTGGCCTTCCCGGACGGCACGCAGCGGGTGGTGGAGGGTCAACTCCGCGGCACCCTGCGCCACTCCCCGTCGGGCACGGGCGGCTTCGGCTACGACCCGATCCTCCAGCCGGAGAACGACACCCGCACCTGTGCGGAACTGACGCCGGCGGAGAAGAACGCGATCAGCCACCGCGGCAAGGCGTTCCGGGCGCTGGTGCCGGAGGTGCGAGAGCTGCTGGGCTGA
- a CDS encoding PTS glucose/sucrose transporter subunit IIB, whose product MASKAEKIVAGLGGIENIEEVEGCITRLRTEVVDPAKVDEVALKAAGAHGVVKMGTAIQVVIGTDADPIAADIEDMM is encoded by the coding sequence ATGGCCAGCAAGGCTGAGAAGATCGTCGCCGGGCTCGGCGGGATCGAGAACATCGAAGAGGTCGAGGGCTGCATCACCCGCCTCCGTACCGAGGTGGTGGACCCGGCCAAGGTCGACGAGGTCGCGCTGAAGGCCGCCGGCGCCCACGGCGTCGTCAAGATGGGCACCGCGATCCAGGTCGTCATCGGCACGGACGCCGACCCGATCGCCGCCGACATCGAAGACATGATGTAA
- a CDS encoding cysteine synthase: MRYDSPLAVVGDTPLVRLPRLSPSDDVRLWAKLEDRNPTGSIKDRPALRMVEQAEKDGRLTPGCTILEPTSGNTGISLAMAAKLKGYKIICVMPENTSQERRELLAMWGAEIIPSPAAGGSNTAVRVAKELAAENPSWVMLYQYGNPDNAGAHYATTGPEILADLPSVTHFVAGLGTTGTLMGVGRYLREQKPDVRIVAAEPRYDDLVYGLRNLDEGFVPELYDESVLTSRYSVGSADAVTRTRQLLQQEGIFAGVSTGAALHAAIGLGNKAVKAGESADIVFVVADGGWKYLSTGVYTAATDEEAIETLQGQLWA; the protein is encoded by the coding sequence ATGCGGTACGACTCCCCGCTCGCGGTCGTCGGCGACACCCCCCTCGTACGGCTGCCCCGGCTCTCCCCGTCGGACGACGTCCGGCTCTGGGCCAAGCTGGAGGACCGCAACCCGACCGGCTCCATCAAGGACCGTCCGGCGCTGCGCATGGTCGAGCAGGCCGAGAAGGACGGCCGGCTCACACCGGGCTGCACGATCCTGGAGCCCACCAGCGGCAACACCGGCATCTCCCTCGCCATGGCCGCGAAGCTCAAGGGCTACAAGATCATCTGCGTGATGCCGGAGAACACCTCGCAGGAGCGCCGCGAGCTGCTCGCCATGTGGGGCGCCGAGATCATCCCGTCCCCGGCGGCCGGCGGCTCCAACACGGCCGTGCGCGTCGCCAAGGAGCTCGCCGCCGAGAACCCGAGCTGGGTGATGCTCTACCAGTACGGCAACCCGGACAACGCGGGCGCCCATTACGCCACCACCGGCCCCGAGATCCTCGCCGACCTGCCGTCCGTCACCCACTTCGTGGCCGGCCTCGGCACCACCGGCACCCTCATGGGCGTCGGCCGCTACCTGCGCGAGCAGAAGCCCGACGTCAGGATCGTCGCGGCCGAGCCGCGCTACGACGACCTCGTCTACGGCCTGCGGAACCTCGACGAGGGCTTCGTCCCCGAGCTGTACGACGAGTCCGTCCTCACCAGCCGCTACTCCGTCGGCTCCGCCGACGCCGTCACCCGCACCCGCCAACTGCTCCAGCAGGAGGGCATCTTCGCGGGCGTCTCCACCGGCGCCGCCCTGCACGCGGCGATCGGTCTCGGCAACAAGGCCGTCAAGGCGGGCGAGAGCGCCGACATCGTCTTCGTCGTCGCCGACGGCGGCTGGAAGTACCTCTCCACCGGCGTCTACACGGCCGCCACGGACGAAGAGGCGATCGAGACGCTCCAGGGCCAGCTCTGGGCCTGA
- a CDS encoding PTS transporter subunit EIIC, with product MSSTGAEASAAPPAAPRRRWWNGLLQGLQKVGRSLQLPVAVLPAAGLLVSLGNLFAAYLHGPFWDKTTKVFLQGGNAILDGSFGLPLLFCIGVAIGFAKRADGSTALAAVVGFLVYHNILVAFPADGTVTDALPEGDPQNPGVLGGILIGLLTAVVWQRFHRTRLVDWLGFFNGRRLVPILMAFLGVILGVLFGLLWQPVGDALTAFAKHLINLGAWGAGIFGVANRLLIPIGMHQFLNTFFWFQAGEFTTEDGTVVQGDLTRFFAQDPTAGQFMSGFFPIMMFGLPAAALAIAHCARPERRKQVTGLMISVGLTSFVTGVTEPLEFSFMFAAPLLYGLHALLTGASMAITWALGVHAGFSFSAGLIDYVVNWHLDTKPWLIIPIGLCFAVVYYVLFRFAITKFDIPTPGREPEELEEEVERQNMGK from the coding sequence ATGAGTTCGACGGGTGCCGAGGCGTCGGCCGCTCCCCCGGCGGCGCCCCGACGGCGGTGGTGGAACGGTCTCCTCCAGGGACTCCAGAAGGTCGGGCGCAGCCTCCAGCTCCCGGTGGCCGTGCTGCCCGCGGCGGGTCTGCTCGTCAGTCTGGGCAATCTCTTCGCGGCGTATCTGCACGGCCCCTTCTGGGACAAGACGACCAAGGTCTTCCTCCAGGGCGGCAACGCGATCCTCGACGGGAGCTTCGGGCTGCCGCTGCTGTTCTGCATCGGGGTCGCGATCGGCTTCGCCAAGAGGGCCGACGGGTCCACGGCGCTGGCGGCGGTCGTGGGCTTTCTCGTCTATCACAACATCCTGGTGGCGTTCCCCGCCGACGGCACGGTCACCGACGCGCTGCCGGAGGGCGATCCGCAGAATCCGGGGGTGCTCGGCGGCATCCTGATCGGGCTGCTCACGGCGGTGGTCTGGCAGCGTTTCCACCGTACGAGGCTGGTGGACTGGCTCGGCTTCTTCAACGGCCGCCGTCTGGTGCCGATCCTGATGGCGTTCCTGGGGGTGATCCTCGGGGTGCTGTTCGGGCTGCTGTGGCAGCCGGTGGGTGACGCGCTGACGGCGTTCGCGAAGCACCTGATCAATCTGGGCGCGTGGGGCGCGGGCATCTTCGGTGTGGCGAACCGGCTGCTGATCCCGATCGGGATGCACCAGTTCCTGAACACCTTCTTCTGGTTCCAGGCGGGCGAGTTCACGACGGAGGACGGGACCGTGGTCCAGGGCGACCTGACGCGGTTCTTCGCGCAGGACCCGACGGCGGGTCAGTTCATGTCGGGCTTCTTCCCGATCATGATGTTCGGGCTGCCGGCCGCCGCACTGGCGATCGCGCACTGCGCGCGGCCCGAGCGGCGCAAGCAGGTGACGGGCCTGATGATCTCGGTCGGCCTGACGTCGTTCGTGACGGGTGTGACGGAGCCGCTGGAGTTCTCGTTCATGTTCGCCGCGCCGCTGCTGTACGGGCTGCACGCACTGCTGACGGGTGCGTCGATGGCGATCACGTGGGCGCTCGGTGTGCACGCCGGGTTCAGCTTCTCGGCGGGGCTGATCGACTACGTCGTCAACTGGCACCTGGACACGAAGCCTTGGCTGATCATCCCGATCGGGCTCTGCTTCGCGGTCGTCTACTACGTGCTGTTCCGGTTCGCGATCACGAAGTTTGACATCCCGACTCCGGGGCGGGAGCCGGAGGAGCTGGAGGAGGAGGTCGAGCGACAGAACATGGGGAAGTGA
- a CDS encoding PTS transporter subunit EIIC has product MSTASAAPAANKKGSGVMSVMQRIGRSLMLPVAVLPAGALLVRLGNPDMLGRESFPTFITKIAGYMAAGGGAILDNMPLLFAVGIAIGFAKKSDGSTALAAVTGYLVFQKVLATFTDGNLPQVANVVDGKIVMSDAPVNAGVLGGVVMGIVVALLYQKFYRTKLPDWAGFFGGRRLVPILSAFAGLLIGVVFGLIWPVLGAGLHNFGEWLVGSGAAGAGIFGVANRALIPIGMHHLLNSFPWFQAGSYEGKSGDIARFLAGDPSAGQFMTGFFPIMMFALPAACLAIYHCARPERRKVVGGMMFSLALTAFVTGVTEPIEFTFMFIAPVLYAIHAVLTGVSMALTWGLGMKDGFGFSAGAVDFFLNLGIATNPWGLALVGLCFAAVYYAVFRFAIVKFNLPTPGRETDEELAELQKAEAK; this is encoded by the coding sequence ATGTCCACGGCCAGCGCCGCCCCCGCGGCGAACAAAAAGGGCTCCGGCGTGATGTCCGTCATGCAGCGCATCGGCCGCAGCCTCATGCTGCCGGTCGCCGTGCTGCCCGCCGGCGCCCTGCTGGTGCGTCTCGGCAACCCCGACATGCTCGGGCGCGAGTCGTTCCCCACCTTCATCACCAAGATCGCCGGTTACATGGCGGCGGGTGGCGGCGCGATCCTCGACAACATGCCGCTGCTCTTCGCCGTCGGCATCGCCATCGGCTTCGCCAAGAAGTCGGACGGTTCGACGGCGCTGGCCGCCGTCACCGGCTATCTGGTCTTCCAGAAGGTGCTCGCCACCTTCACGGACGGAAACCTGCCGCAGGTCGCGAACGTCGTCGACGGCAAGATAGTCATGTCGGACGCCCCCGTGAACGCGGGCGTCCTCGGCGGTGTCGTGATGGGCATCGTGGTCGCCCTCCTCTACCAGAAGTTCTACCGGACGAAGCTGCCCGACTGGGCGGGCTTCTTCGGCGGCCGGCGACTCGTGCCGATCCTGTCGGCCTTCGCCGGTCTGCTCATCGGCGTGGTCTTCGGCCTCATCTGGCCGGTCCTCGGCGCCGGTCTGCACAACTTCGGTGAGTGGCTGGTCGGCTCGGGCGCCGCGGGCGCCGGCATCTTCGGCGTCGCGAACCGCGCGCTGATCCCGATCGGCATGCACCACCTGCTGAACTCGTTCCCGTGGTTCCAGGCCGGTTCGTACGAGGGCAAGAGCGGCGACATCGCGCGCTTCCTCGCCGGTGACCCGTCGGCCGGACAGTTCATGACCGGCTTCTTCCCGATCATGATGTTCGCGCTGCCCGCCGCCTGTCTCGCGATCTACCACTGCGCCCGCCCCGAGCGCCGCAAGGTCGTCGGCGGCATGATGTTCTCGCTCGCGCTCACCGCGTTCGTCACCGGTGTGACCGAGCCGATCGAGTTCACGTTCATGTTCATCGCGCCCGTGCTGTACGCCATCCACGCGGTACTGACCGGTGTCTCCATGGCGCTGACCTGGGGTCTGGGCATGAAGGACGGCTTCGGCTTCTCGGCGGGCGCGGTCGACTTCTTCCTCAACCTGGGGATCGCGACCAACCCGTGGGGCCTGGCACTGGTCGGACTCTGTTTCGCGGCCGTGTACTACGCGGTCTTCCGCTTCGCCATCGTCAAGTTCAACCTGCCGACGCCCGGCCGGGAGACGGACGAGGAGCTGGCGGAACTCCAGAAGGCCGAAGCGAAGTAG
- the rph gene encoding ribonuclease PH translates to MSRIDGRTPEQLRPVTIERGWSKHAEGSVLISFGDTKVFCTASVTEGVPRWRKGSGEGWVTAEYSMLPRSTNTRGDREAVRGKIGGRTHEISRLIGRSLRAVIDYKALGENTVVLDCDVLQADGGTRTAAITGAYVALADAVEWARAKKIVRAGRKPLTGTVSAISVGIVDGAPLLDLCYEEDVRADTDMNVVCTGDGRFVEVQGTAEAEPFDRKELGTLLDLATSGCAELAALQSAVLEETLAR, encoded by the coding sequence ATGTCTCGAATCGACGGCCGCACCCCCGAACAGCTCCGCCCCGTCACCATCGAACGCGGATGGAGCAAGCACGCCGAAGGATCCGTACTCATCTCCTTCGGCGACACCAAGGTCTTCTGCACCGCCTCCGTCACGGAAGGCGTCCCGCGCTGGCGCAAGGGCAGCGGCGAAGGCTGGGTCACCGCCGAGTACTCGATGCTGCCCCGCTCCACCAACACCCGCGGCGACCGCGAGGCCGTACGCGGCAAGATCGGTGGCCGCACCCACGAGATCTCCCGCCTCATCGGCCGCTCGCTGCGCGCGGTCATCGACTACAAGGCCCTCGGCGAGAACACCGTCGTCCTCGACTGCGACGTCCTCCAGGCCGACGGCGGCACCCGCACCGCCGCCATCACCGGCGCGTACGTCGCCCTCGCCGACGCCGTCGAGTGGGCCAGGGCCAAGAAGATCGTCAGGGCCGGCCGCAAGCCCCTGACCGGAACCGTCTCCGCGATCAGCGTCGGCATCGTCGACGGCGCGCCCCTCCTCGACCTCTGTTACGAGGAGGACGTGCGCGCCGACACCGACATGAACGTCGTCTGCACCGGCGACGGCCGTTTCGTCGAGGTCCAGGGCACCGCCGAGGCCGAGCCCTTCGACCGCAAGGAACTCGGCACCCTCCTCGACCTCGCCACCAGCGGCTGCGCCGAACTCGCCGCCCTCCAGAGCGCTGTCCTGGAAGAGACCCTCGCAAGGTAA
- a CDS encoding iron ABC transporter permease, producing MTCRTPPGPRRLRYALVLASLAAALLCAVVAGLALGSVRIPPGEVLTILTGGAEPSPFRTIVLDVRLPRVLLGAVVGAGLAVVGTVLQALVRNRLADPFLLGISSGASAGAVLVLVLGVGGGIGAGITTTLAMPAAAFAGSLTAMALVYALARRGGTMTGGRLVLAGVTVSYILSALTTLVLVVSARPEHFQEALFWSLGGLGSARWGTLAGPAVVLVAGTAVLTALARPLDLLLVGEEGATVLGLDTARFRAAVFVLASLVTGVMVAASGAIGFVGLLVPHAARMAVGAAHRPLLPVAALGGAVVLVVADLAARTVAAPQDIPVGVLTALTGGPFFLWLMRRRPEGAPV from the coding sequence ATGACCTGTCGGACCCCGCCCGGCCCCCGCCGGCTGCGGTACGCCCTCGTGCTCGCCTCGCTCGCCGCGGCCCTCCTGTGCGCCGTCGTCGCCGGGCTCGCGCTCGGCTCCGTCCGCATCCCGCCCGGTGAGGTCCTCACGATCCTCACCGGCGGCGCGGAGCCCAGCCCCTTCCGCACGATCGTCCTGGACGTGCGGTTGCCGCGCGTGCTGCTCGGCGCCGTCGTCGGCGCCGGGCTCGCCGTCGTCGGGACCGTCCTCCAGGCCCTCGTACGCAACCGGCTGGCCGACCCGTTCCTCCTCGGTATCTCCTCGGGGGCGTCCGCCGGCGCCGTGCTGGTGCTGGTCCTCGGTGTCGGCGGCGGCATCGGCGCCGGGATCACCACCACCCTCGCCATGCCGGCCGCCGCCTTCGCCGGCTCGCTCACCGCGATGGCCCTCGTCTACGCGCTGGCCCGGCGCGGCGGCACGATGACCGGCGGGCGGCTCGTACTGGCCGGGGTGACCGTCTCGTACATCCTGTCCGCGCTCACCACGCTCGTCCTGGTCGTCTCGGCCCGGCCCGAGCACTTCCAGGAAGCCCTCTTCTGGTCCCTCGGCGGCCTCGGCAGCGCCCGCTGGGGCACCCTCGCCGGCCCGGCCGTCGTCCTCGTCGCCGGCACCGCCGTCCTCACGGCGCTCGCCAGACCGCTCGACCTGCTGCTGGTGGGGGAGGAGGGCGCGACCGTACTCGGGCTGGACACCGCCCGCTTCCGCGCCGCCGTGTTCGTCCTCGCCTCACTCGTCACCGGTGTGATGGTCGCCGCGAGCGGCGCCATCGGCTTCGTCGGACTGCTCGTGCCGCACGCCGCGCGCATGGCGGTCGGGGCCGCGCACCGGCCGCTGCTGCCCGTCGCCGCGCTCGGCGGCGCCGTCGTACTCGTCGTCGCGGACCTCGCCGCCCGTACCGTCGCCGCCCCGCAGGACATCCCCGTCGGCGTCCTCACCGCCCTCACCGGCGGCCCGTTCTTCCTGTGGCTGATGCGCCGCCGCCCCGAAGGAGCCCCTGTATGA
- a CDS encoding ABC transporter ATP-binding protein — MKDRTAASLRVEGLSYGVGDGRHLVDAVDLTAAPGETVGLVGPNGSGKTTLLRCVYGALRPTHGRALLDGDDLHSMTAKARARHVGTVPQDGQSDFELTVREVVAMGRSPHRRFWEADTAADTALADAALDRVGIAALAHRDFPSLSGGERQRALVARALVQRPALFVLDEPTNHLDIRYQLEVLNLMRELGATKLLALHDLNLAAYYCDRLYVLRAGTVVASGTPAEVLTPALLAAVYEVEAEITPHPRTGAPTVVYLPEPPAPST; from the coding sequence ATGAAGGACCGTACGGCCGCCTCGCTCCGCGTCGAGGGACTCTCCTACGGAGTCGGCGACGGCCGGCACCTCGTCGACGCCGTCGACCTCACCGCCGCACCCGGCGAGACCGTCGGACTCGTCGGCCCCAACGGCAGCGGCAAGACCACCCTGCTGCGCTGCGTGTACGGGGCGCTGCGCCCCACCCACGGCCGGGCGCTGCTGGACGGGGACGACCTGCACAGCATGACCGCCAAGGCGCGCGCCCGGCACGTGGGCACCGTCCCGCAGGACGGGCAGAGCGACTTCGAGCTGACCGTCCGCGAGGTCGTCGCCATGGGCCGCTCCCCGCACCGCCGCTTCTGGGAGGCGGACACGGCGGCCGACACCGCACTGGCCGACGCCGCGCTCGACCGGGTCGGCATCGCCGCGCTCGCCCACCGCGACTTCCCTTCCCTCTCCGGCGGCGAACGCCAGCGGGCCCTCGTCGCCCGCGCTCTGGTCCAGCGGCCCGCGCTCTTCGTCCTGGACGAGCCGACGAATCATCTGGACATCCGCTACCAGCTCGAAGTCCTCAACCTGATGCGGGAGTTGGGGGCGACCAAGCTGCTCGCCCTGCACGACCTGAATCTCGCCGCGTACTACTGCGACCGCCTTTACGTACTCAGAGCGGGTACTGTCGTCGCCTCCGGCACCCCGGCCGAGGTCCTGACCCCCGCCCTCCTGGCCGCCGTCTACGAGGTGGAGGCCGAGATCACACCGCACCCCCGGACCGGCGCCCCCACCGTCGTCTATCTGCCCGAGCCCCCGGCCCCGTCCACCTGA
- a CDS encoding putative leader peptide: MVSHDVSDKTPGDLLVARLHVDLCRLASAMCTVGAAA; encoded by the coding sequence ATGGTTTCCCACGACGTGAGCGACAAGACGCCCGGCGATCTGCTGGTTGCGCGGCTGCACGTCGACCTGTGCCGCCTCGCCAGCGCCATGTGTACGGTCGGCGCTGCCGCCTGA
- a CDS encoding type II toxin-antitoxin system PemK/MazF family toxin, which produces MNTTWWVALIVVVVLAMVATVVDGRGRSPRPPGRRARRPRPPGGADRRPPRGPAGRKTGGTGAKSGAKSGSREPRPGEIWWAMVPYEDGPGAKDRPCLVLAVRGRTVLVAKITSKFHEERPGVIPLPPDAVGDVDGRRSFLETDELRKVDAKAFRRRVGPADPGLWRQVRHLAR; this is translated from the coding sequence ATGAACACGACCTGGTGGGTGGCTCTGATCGTCGTGGTGGTGCTGGCGATGGTCGCCACGGTCGTGGACGGGCGCGGTCGCAGTCCGCGGCCTCCCGGCAGGCGCGCCCGGCGCCCCCGGCCACCGGGCGGTGCGGACCGCAGACCGCCGCGGGGGCCCGCCGGGCGGAAGACGGGCGGGACCGGCGCGAAGAGCGGCGCCAAGAGCGGGAGCCGCGAGCCCCGGCCGGGTGAGATCTGGTGGGCGATGGTGCCGTACGAGGACGGGCCCGGGGCGAAGGACCGGCCCTGTCTGGTGCTCGCGGTACGGGGCCGTACGGTGCTGGTCGCGAAGATCACCAGTAAGTTCCACGAGGAGCGCCCCGGCGTGATCCCGCTGCCCCCGGATGCGGTGGGCGACGTGGACGGACGACGGAGCTTCCTGGAGACGGACGAGCTGCGGAAGGTGGACGCGAAGGCGTTCCGCCGACGGGTGGGGCCGGCGGATCCGGGTCTGTGGCGACAGGTCCGGCACCTGGCACGGTGA
- a CDS encoding ABC transporter substrate-binding protein, protein MPSRRHALIPAVLLPLLLPLAACGTGPDPVPASGAPAGGFPYTVTNCGVKTTFEAPPKRVVTMNQHVTEIMIELGLTKSLIGTAWLDDAVLPAHKKAYDSVPVIAEEYPSKERLLAANPDFVYGGYASAFAAKDGRTRDELKGAGIDTRLNLENCAEGRTSMDDVFREVREVGRTFGVAGRAEKWTAGARTTLATTAAGLEDVKPVPVFVYDSGDKTAFTAGGKGIGNELIRRAGGRNVFADLDKSFGDATWEQVVAREPETVVIYDYGATTVAQKKKRLLEDPVLKDVPAIRNKSFAVLPLSDAVLGVRAPAAVQRLATQLHPEAGL, encoded by the coding sequence ATGCCCTCGCGACGCCACGCCCTCATACCGGCGGTCCTGCTCCCGCTGCTGCTCCCGCTCGCCGCCTGCGGCACCGGCCCGGACCCCGTCCCCGCCTCCGGGGCACCGGCCGGCGGATTTCCGTACACCGTCACCAACTGCGGTGTGAAGACCACCTTCGAAGCGCCCCCGAAGCGCGTGGTCACGATGAACCAGCACGTCACCGAGATCATGATCGAGCTCGGTCTGACCAAGTCCCTCATCGGCACCGCCTGGCTGGACGACGCGGTCCTCCCCGCCCACAAGAAGGCGTACGACAGCGTCCCGGTCATCGCCGAGGAGTACCCCTCCAAGGAGAGACTCCTCGCCGCGAACCCCGACTTCGTCTACGGCGGCTACGCCAGCGCCTTCGCCGCCAAGGACGGCCGCACCCGCGACGAGCTCAAGGGCGCCGGCATCGACACCCGGCTCAACCTTGAGAACTGCGCCGAGGGCCGGACCTCCATGGACGACGTGTTCCGCGAGGTCCGGGAGGTCGGCCGCACCTTCGGTGTCGCCGGCCGCGCCGAGAAGTGGACCGCCGGGGCACGCACCACCCTCGCCACCACCGCCGCCGGGCTCGAAGACGTGAAGCCCGTCCCGGTCTTCGTCTACGACAGCGGCGACAAGACCGCGTTCACCGCCGGGGGCAAGGGCATCGGCAACGAGCTGATCCGGCGGGCCGGCGGGCGCAACGTCTTCGCCGACCTCGACAAGTCCTTCGGCGACGCCACCTGGGAGCAGGTCGTGGCCCGCGAGCCCGAGACGGTCGTGATCTACGACTACGGCGCCACCACCGTCGCGCAGAAGAAGAAGCGCCTGCTGGAGGACCCCGTACTGAAGGACGTCCCGGCGATCAGGAACAAGAGCTTCGCCGTCCTGCCGCTCTCCGACGCCGTCCTCGGCGTCCGCGCCCCCGCCGCCGTCCAACGCCTCGCGACCCAACTCCACCCCGAGGCGGGCCTCTAG
- a CDS encoding MBL fold metallo-hydrolase, which translates to MKLTVVGCSGSFPSVGSACSSYLVEADGFRLLLDMGNGALGELQRHCGLYDLDAIFLSHLHADHCIDMCGYFVVRYYRHDGGRCDTIPVYGPDGTEQRLTTAHADTPTEKSMSEVFDFHTLKPGSFEIGPFSVRTEKLAHPVDTFGIRVEHDGRSLTYSGDTGVSEALVELAHDTDLFLCEAAFTYGKEDIPGLHLNGREAGEHATRARARRLVLTHIPPWTDAERNLNDARAEYAGPAELAAPGAVYEI; encoded by the coding sequence ATGAAGCTCACCGTCGTCGGCTGCTCGGGCTCCTTCCCCTCCGTGGGATCGGCCTGCTCCAGCTACCTCGTAGAGGCCGACGGCTTCCGGCTGCTCCTCGACATGGGCAACGGTGCCCTCGGCGAGTTGCAGCGTCACTGTGGTCTCTACGACCTCGACGCCATCTTCCTCAGCCATCTCCACGCCGACCACTGCATCGACATGTGCGGTTACTTCGTCGTCCGCTACTACCGCCACGACGGCGGACGCTGCGACACCATCCCGGTCTACGGCCCCGACGGCACCGAGCAGCGCCTCACCACCGCGCACGCCGACACCCCGACGGAGAAGTCCATGAGCGAGGTCTTCGACTTCCACACGCTCAAGCCGGGCTCCTTCGAGATCGGGCCCTTCTCGGTCCGTACGGAGAAGCTGGCCCACCCCGTCGACACCTTCGGCATCCGGGTCGAGCACGACGGCAGATCGCTCACCTACTCCGGCGACACCGGCGTCAGCGAGGCCCTGGTGGAGCTGGCCCACGACACGGATCTGTTCCTCTGCGAAGCCGCGTTCACCTACGGCAAGGAGGACATCCCGGGGCTCCACCTCAACGGCCGTGAGGCCGGGGAGCACGCCACCCGCGCGCGGGCACGAAGACTCGTCCTCACGCACATCCCGCCGTGGACGGACGCCGAGCGGAACCTGAACGACGCGCGCGCGGAGTACGCCGGACCGGCCGAACTGGCCGCGCCGGGCGCGGTGTACGAGATCTGA
- a CDS encoding MoaD/ThiS family protein, translating into MAIEVRIPTILRTYTDGAKSVEGSGDTIAALLTDLESRHTGIRERIVDGANGDQLRRFVNVYLNDEDVRFLDGISTKLADGDSVTILPAVAGGAPEKPTLDTHTL; encoded by the coding sequence ATGGCCATCGAGGTCCGTATTCCGACCATCCTCCGCACCTACACCGACGGAGCCAAGTCCGTCGAAGGCAGCGGTGACACCATCGCGGCGCTGCTCACGGACCTCGAATCCCGCCACACGGGCATCCGCGAGCGCATCGTCGACGGCGCCAACGGCGACCAGCTCCGCCGCTTCGTCAACGTCTACCTCAACGACGAGGACGTCCGCTTCCTGGACGGCATCTCCACCAAGCTCGCCGACGGCGACAGCGTCACCATCCTCCCGGCCGTCGCGGGCGGCGCACCCGAGAAGCCGACGCTCGACACGCACACGCTCTGA